In the genome of Pseudarthrobacter sp. IC2-21, one region contains:
- the yajC gene encoding preprotein translocase subunit YajC: protein MNIVLFAMLGIFIFMMFRRNKKTKEQQATLQSQFAPGVEVMTSFGLFGRIVSMDDAENKVVLELSPGNLATVHRQAVTKIVEPAVAADEEPTLVPNDASSLTSQDLGTPATSETPEETLKRLNDEGKKDS from the coding sequence ATGAACATCGTCTTGTTTGCAATGCTCGGAATCTTTATCTTCATGATGTTCCGCCGCAACAAGAAGACCAAGGAGCAGCAGGCCACGCTGCAGTCCCAGTTCGCGCCGGGTGTTGAGGTCATGACGAGCTTTGGCCTCTTCGGCCGCATCGTGTCCATGGACGACGCCGAGAACAAAGTGGTCCTGGAGCTTTCCCCCGGGAACCTCGCAACAGTTCACCGCCAGGCCGTCACCAAGATCGTTGAACCCGCCGTTGCTGCTGACGAAGAGCCCACCCTGGTCCCCAACGACGCGTCCTCGCTCACTTCCCAGGATCTTGGTACCCCCGCAACGTCCGAAACGCCCGAAGAGACCCTGAAGCGCCTCAACGATGAGGGCAAGAAGGACAGCTAG
- the ruvB gene encoding Holliday junction branch migration DNA helicase RuvB gives MAEPSVVAAGEEPEERAIEAALRPKNLDDFVGQHRVRKQLSLVLQASRMRGRSADHVLFSGPPGLGKTTLAMIVASEMNAPLRISSGPAIQHAGDLAAILSSLSEGEVLFLDEIHRMSRPAEEMLYMAMEDFRVDIVVGKGAGATAIPLELPPFTLVGATTRAGLLPGPLRDRFGFTGHLEFYSVAELELVLRRSAGLLDLKVNSAGFSEIAGRSRGTPRIANRLLRRVRDWALVHGIDQIDARAASAALDMYEVDKRGLDRLDRAVLEALITKFGGGPVGLSTLAIAVGEETETVETVAEPFLVREGLLGRTPRGRIAMAPAWTHLGYAVPAGVFGQEPMDLFEIDPDDSEATPDWAPNS, from the coding sequence GCCGCCCTCCGGCCGAAGAACCTGGATGATTTTGTGGGCCAGCACCGCGTCCGCAAGCAGCTCTCCCTGGTCCTGCAGGCCTCAAGGATGCGCGGCCGCAGCGCCGACCATGTGCTTTTCTCCGGTCCTCCCGGTCTGGGAAAAACCACCCTGGCCATGATCGTGGCGTCCGAAATGAACGCGCCGTTGCGGATCAGCAGCGGCCCCGCCATCCAACACGCCGGTGACCTCGCCGCCATTCTTTCTTCCCTGTCCGAAGGCGAAGTCCTCTTCCTGGACGAAATCCACCGCATGTCCCGGCCCGCCGAAGAGATGCTGTACATGGCCATGGAAGATTTCCGGGTGGACATTGTGGTGGGCAAGGGCGCCGGCGCCACCGCCATCCCGCTGGAGCTGCCGCCGTTCACCCTGGTGGGTGCCACAACCCGAGCCGGTCTCCTGCCGGGTCCGCTGCGGGACAGATTCGGATTCACCGGCCACCTGGAGTTCTACAGTGTGGCCGAACTGGAACTGGTGCTCCGGCGTTCTGCCGGGCTGCTGGACCTCAAAGTCAACTCCGCCGGGTTCAGCGAAATCGCGGGCCGTTCCCGGGGTACACCGCGTATCGCCAACCGCCTCCTCCGCCGGGTGCGGGACTGGGCCCTGGTGCACGGTATTGACCAGATCGACGCCCGTGCGGCGTCCGCCGCGCTGGACATGTACGAAGTGGACAAACGCGGCCTGGACCGGCTGGACCGGGCAGTTCTTGAGGCACTCATCACCAAATTCGGTGGCGGCCCGGTAGGTCTTTCCACCCTGGCCATTGCCGTGGGGGAAGAAACCGAGACCGTGGAAACGGTGGCCGAGCCGTTCCTGGTCCGCGAAGGCCTTCTGGGCCGGACGCCCCGGGGCCGCATCGCCATGGCGCCGGCCTGGACGCACCTTGGATATGCGGTGCCGGCCGGTGTGTTCGGACAGGAACCCATGGACCTGTTCGAAATAGACCCCGACGACAGCGAAGCAACACCTGATTGGGCGCCGAACAGCTAA